atttttgtattgatttctgcattctttttctattattgCAGCCACATGGTGaagtcgcgaccgcagcatgacccaatgcatatcacgatttctgcgatcatagttttgttcttgcctggatcgtctgtctttatactcgtatgcgtgaagtttactatctgtgactgcgcaacatgtttatttgtcttgtttgatgcattatatacagtgacattTCCTTAGAtccgtagatttattggagacttatacgtatatttaaatatcttgttgcgaggttttgtgtatacaagcagtgaacttggtttccagcgacactttcttgccgtttatcttggcatttgtatattccattctatcttcgcatttctaatgtatattttgcggaagttctgctttttatatgtactcactgttgcgactataatttcggtgcaattactcacaatacacgaccggtaacagctgctcctgcgcaattcaTTGCaatgaaggacagcgtcattgagatttttccctggccgttgcatatgtacaaaaatgtaaacaaggttcgtgaatgacatagattcatcaaaatatttgtcctcaacttgttcattttatggcctttacatttttcatatcagctgcatgcactgctttgctggtttcgaactgatatagttctaaagttcgcatgatattttgtttacttattaaatggacaaaaaaaaaatgcgggagcatttatatcagttatttctgccacaatttttgggacatacgaatatattcttttatgaaaaaatacgtattttacttgtcttgacagtgtgTAGCATTCAATAATTTgtgtgcagcatctaatatacaatggcattggtaatggcaatgcagttattattcatgtatttgatccctcgacaacttctataaggaggaggctgcGCTGCTACTTgagccccccttcccccccccccccccgaacaaaattttaAGCTACACCACTGGCATGTATGCAACCATTGTGATGGCCGTTGCCACTTCGAACACCGCAGCAGCATAGATGCCTACAGTTTGAACCTATCATACTTTGTTGTCAGAATAATTTTGGcaaccgcagccgtggcctagttgtAGAGCACCCACCTTGGCTGCGGGAGGttcgggtttgattcccaccgccaccgggcacccactggttcaaatgggcacaagtgtaccCCGGCCTAGCATTCGGCTTCTTTCAGGGGTAAtatgcttgggaaaggagcctgcgccctaaattcccATCAAAAGCATCGTGAATGTGTTTGCTGTCAGAATATTTCTGGCATATTGTATATCCATACTGCATGGATCTCAATTGTCTTGCTATGGTATACTATTGAACACgcaatcacttttttttattgtgaaaCATTTTTTAGCTACCTTCCCCGGTTTCTTAAATCATCATCGGGGCAGTCACGCCACATCAGCATCCGCCACAACAGGTTGTGTGATCAGGTGTTTTCACCGTGACATCATACACTTTCTCCTCTACGCCAAATAGCATTTAATATGACGCATTCTTTTGTCTCTTACCGGGTACATTGCAGTCACTTGGTAAATAGGCAGGTTCTGTCCTGGTGCACTTGAGGCCTTGTAAGTAAAAAGAATATTACATGCTCGATGGTACGTTTTGACTTGGCCTTCCCAGCACGAAAGTCAAATGCTCTGCCCATTAGGCCAAATCCATAGAACAGAAAAACAACCTTACTAGCCCTTCGCTCATGCAAGCTAGCGCTTCGAGACGCTTCGTATGGCATCGGAAAGCAACAATATCCTTATAGAAGTGAGAGTTCACCAGTTCCTTCTATCCTCCTGTTGTGACACCTATTGCTTCGAGACACCATGTGACATGGCACTGCCCTTCTGGATCCAGCCAAGTTTACCCAGTCCACTAACTTTGGAATTAGCTCAGGTTGTAACGGAACAGGTGCTAACACTGCTTTGCCGGAGTCAATGGATCAGCAGTCATTGTTGTCACCATCATAGTATTGTCGTCTTACTGCTTCATAGTAGAAAATTGCTTGCCTTACACAAACATATTGCCCCATCTGGCAACGTTTTGCAGGATCACAAATGAAGCTGGATAGCCAGCTTTCTGCAAAATGCTTCCCCTAAGATTGATTCCTGCAACGTGTGGAGTCTGCATAGTTTTTAAATACTATATTGTATATTTTGTTCTATATTAAAATTTGTGAGAAACTGCCTCCGGTTTGCGTTATGCATCGAGTTACTTCTAAATGCAGCAGGAAGCATGTTTGTGCATTGGCCAAGTGGTCATAACACTGGTTTCTGATAAAATGGTCTGCTTAAAATAGCAGGCATCATTGTGTAACCATCCATAAACTTTGCGAGGCATGCAATCAGGAGAGATTATGAAGCTAGGCTAGGTTCTAGGTTTGTAGTCGACATGGTGAACAACAGGACAAAATGTATAGATGCGACATAGTGCCATCGCCCTGTCCTCACTTCATTGCTCACTATGTTGCACAGAGCAGCAAGAAATGTGCAGTGATGTTCACTTTCTGTAACACTGCATAACAACATGTGACATGCCATCACTTCTGCATACACGCTGTTCACACACCAGGACATCACATtatgctaaaaaaaagaaaagaacttggCCGACAAAAAGTTGGGCATTATATAAGAATTCTACACTATGCCACATGGTGATTAGTAGAGACTGTTCAATTTTTCTGAGCAGAAGAATAAAAGCTTAAGATTTAAGTCTGTTAAAAGCAGAATTAGCATCTGTGTGCTGAACAGAGTGCATCACACAATGTGGGAAATACATGTGCGCAGAGTATAATGTAGACGTCAATAAAACTTACAGAAAAAGCAGGTTTTGCCAATGGAAGTACAATGAAGCAAGGCTACCACTTGTGGCTCTGCTGTGCACAGCTACCATACATCATTGTCAAGACACAGCTGGAGGATATTGTTGAAGTTCTGCTATACATTCACTGTTGCTTTCCTGAAGAGTACCTTTGAGACAATATGCACGTATAGTGGACTTGCATACAAAACATGATTTGTGTCCCTTGGTAATAAATATACCTGTATGTGCACATCAGATATGTTCAGTGCCAAGTGCCCATATGGCATCATTAAATTGTGCTTTCTGATTATGTAGCTGCTTGTAAAAGGCCAACTCTTGTCTCCCCCTCTTTCAGGTTTGGCAGCTCCGAGGAAGAGACGGCGAGTGCCTCGCATGAGCCACTGCCACCAGTGACCAGCAGTGGGCCACGCGTCACTTTCCAGACTCCAACAGTGGCCACTTACTCTAGGGTCGGTCTCTTCTGAGTTACGGGTGTGCGTGTCATTGACTCCATCTACTTTGTTTGCCATTCCTGCAATGTGCTCATGTGCAGCTTTAGTATCTTCCAACTAGACTTGTGCGAGCTTTTTTTGTCAACATATCCCTTTGTGCAGCATTTCAAAAGTATAAGACAGTGTGCAAGGCAATAGAAATAATTTTCTTTACGATGGTGCATTAGGAGAGTGGCAATGTGACAGTTTCGCGTTATTCTTTAAACCCCAAAGTTGTATACATTAGCACTTTAATCCACATATTCATTTAGAGTTGGAACATTTTATTATGAGTCAGGACTTTTGAGAACTGTGAAAAATCTGACCCGGCAGATGCTTGCTTATGCACTCCTAGATTTACCTGCCTTGGAGGGTCAATGGCTACGGCATTTTGCTGCGGAGCACGAAGTTTGATTCCCGGCCAGAAACTCTTGTGTTTAGATTCAACTCTAGGCGATTGCAATTAGTGCAGACCGCCCTAATACGACATCCCCCATTGTCCACTGTGTAGTTTCGGGATGTTAAACACCACGAGTTGAATTTATTCCTAGTTTTGCCTGCAATTGATGAAAATTTGATAGTAATGTAAGCAGTGTGCATTGACATTATtatttatgtttttctttttgcaagaaGAAACACATAAAATCTATGAAACAATTAAAAGCTTCATGTCATACTTCTGTCACCTTGCCATGTGTCTGCAATGTTTTATTATCAGAAAAGGGATTCCAAACATCTTAGAGCTGTGAGTTACACTTTGACCATCAATTtattgtgcagagagcattattTTTTATAAACCTGTTAACAAGCCCTCTTTTATGTTACTCTCACAGGTTTATTCTTCTTCACCATCTTGGAATGCTTGGAGCCCAAAGGCAAGCACCGGTGACACAATTCCAAAGAGCCCACTTTCTGGGTGCCATGAAATGAGTACCGAATTGTGATACATGGCCCTAAGTGGAGGCTGGAGCACTGGTTTCCAATCTACTCAGTGAATGCAAAGAAAAGCATACTGCCAGACGATGGAAGTCTCTTACAACTGCATTTGGGATTGCGGTTAAAGAACATGAAACCATCACAATAAGTTTAGGCTGCCACAAGTGCTGCAAGCACATTTCGCAGTAATTTTTGGTTGCTTTGGCTACATTAAAAATGAGCATGAGCTGTTTAAATGCACTAAAAGCAGCAAGTTTGTTGTGGGATTTAAGCTGGTAAACACATTTAGGTGTTCACGCCACTAAGTGTACATCTAAATTATGTTGGAACCCTGTTTCACTAGTGAGTTGTGCGCCTTAAACATGAAATTTAAGGCTCACTAACTTTACTGGTCTACCAATTTTAGGCGATATACTAACAAGTTGTTGACTGGGGTATGGATTTATACAGAAAGGTAAGCCTTCTGCCATAGCCAGTCAAAGGTTTAACCGCAATTCAAGCGAGTTATTGAAATGCAGTGCGAAACGAGACTACTGCTAATGGCTTAAATGCCAAATTCTGGTATGAGCATAATCAGTATGCACTGCTGCCATGTTTGAAATGAATGCTGTTCATTGTTGTATGTATTGTAATAtaaaaatatgtgctgcaatGTATTCAAGGTGCAATGCTTGTGTGGCTTATAATATGTATCTATGTCCGAGAACAAATAAATTACTTCTTGCAAACTGGTGTGTTGCATCTCTTTTACAGAGATCGGCAAGGACACCAGCATATCCTAACCTACAGCTACCAACAATCTATGCAATGATTACAGATAGCATACCCGGAATGGCAAAGAATGTTGCTCCCTTTGTGGCAGCAGAACAGTGCGCTATAGGTTCCGAACCAGCTACGCAGGATACACCTCTACCACACAAGTGCACTATTTTCAACGTCTGGTGTTTGTGATGGCTTTAGCCACCTCTCTCTCAGTTTACCATGCTCATGAACTGGAACACTGAAATTAATAAACAAAACAAGTTATTTAACATGTAATACCCTAGCTTCAATATCCAGCCGCCTACTGTAACCCCCCCCTTATGGTTGTGAAGAAGAGGCACTATTTTATGCAGCCCTTTTGGgcgcacgactcagcgccttgggtAGGGTGCGGGGGATGTGAAGgataaagaaaagagaaagatgCATGAAGTGGTGAACAGCAGGGTGAAGAAAGGAGGGGGGAAGGGTGGCGCTTGCTCGATAGTTGGTGCTACTTTCAAATCACTCGAAAAGGGGGGCGCTTGCACGGGTAGGGgcacttgctcggaattttacagTAATATGTCGCATCAATATCCTGCACCTAATATGCAGAAGATAGCAAACGTGCCATATTATTAGGCTTGCAAACATTGCAATAGTTGAGCACAAACGCAAATAACAGAACAGGCAGGCAACTTCCGCCCAAAGGGGAACAATGTCTGCCTCCCAGCTCTGGACagaagggaaagaaaaaaatgaaaaagaacaaaCCTGCAAGGACAAAGACAGGCCATCTGTGCCAAGGAGCTGTATATGGCACGATAAGTGCTAATTTTGAATTAATGTAATAACGGAGCAAACTTGGACAAAGCCACAGCTAGAACAAGATGAGATGAACGTGCAAGCTTGTAGGGCTGCAAGTTTCCGAGACATGGTACATACACGAAATTTTCCAGACGGAATATACTTAAAAGAAATCTAGGTCTAGGCCCTTGACAAATTTGCTATTAGTGCGCACTGAGAGGCTAGATGAACAAAAATAGGTTTTACCAAAGAATGCGAGTTGACAGAATTGGACCATGGATGACATTTGCTTAAATGTCTTGTCGCTACAACGAAGCACCACACTGGATGTTGGATTACAAACAAGAGTACCAAAGGTAATTAATTGAAGGTAAATACATCTGTGGTAGTTTCAGTGGCAAATTCATGACTGTGCTTACAAACAAGAACACTGAAGGTGTAAATAGCACATTTTACTTATTCATGGCAGGGGCAAAAGTGAATTAAAGTTTCATTCTAATAACAAATCAGTAGCTCGTCAAGTCAGCAATGCTGCACATAATAAAATCTGATGGTTATTATAGTTACTGATTACTTCCTACCAGCGGTAGATAATGCTATGTCTTTAAAATATTCTAGTACTGCAGTCGACTTTGTATACGCTAGCTCATTCATGGAATGTAAATGGCTCGGCTTTGACTTGGCACACAATTTAATCACACAGAAACGGTGGATCGCCTACTTCAAAAGCAACATGAGACAGTCAACAATATTGGCAGGACAGATCACAGTATCTTCTGGCAGCACAATCCTTTTGAAAAAAAGGTAAAACAGTGAATATCAAGGAAAAGCTCAAGCCAAATGTATAGACCGGATTCTGCATTATGTCCTTCTTTTATTGAAAATTTAGGCTTTCTGCGGGCACATGAAGCTACAAACAACATATGGCTTCTTGTACCTTCAAGCGCTTAATCGGGAGACGTTAGGTTAACGAATACGCAATCGAAATCGTTAACATTGTTCTCATTTTCTAATTGTCAGAATTTGATAAGATGACAACCGCATTTTTTCGATGACAATGGCAAGGCAGGCCTCAGCCTCAATCCGTGATGATGAGTTCGTCGATCCCCCAGTCTTCATAACTTCCATCAGGAAGGTACCTACGAATGATGATGGGGATCTTGCGGGCCTTGAGTTCCTTCATGGCGATCTGCAAAGGGTCAGTCTCGCCTTCTAATTCCACCATCACAGGCGCGCACATGGCAATCTGTAACGCTCGTGTCCCCAACACTCTCGCTCTCTCATACTTGGTCATGTACATGGTGGTGATGCGCTTCTGGTTCTGCTGCGGCTGGCCGTCTGATGCTTGAAGGAGCTCGATGTTCTCCTCATCGTTTTGGTCAATCTCGTCGAGGTTTTCATCCTCCTCGACGTCGTCAAAGTCGTCGGCGCCGCCAACGTCGTCACCATCGAACTCGTCGTCGGCCATTTCTAAAACTCAACTGATGGCACACTTCGTAAGTCGTCGAATGCAAAAGCAAATGGCCAGCCGTAGAACCAGTAGGGTGGCTATCAGCGGTTTCAGGGTTTTTACTATTAATCACAGGTAACACAGGTGAAGCTGACAGCCATTTGGCTACAGTGGCTCTACTTTTGGCTGTAGATTGTTCTTGTTTTGTCTCCAAGCAAGATTCACCAAAAAATGTTATTTCAAAACGCGCTGGCGCAACTTGCTGCTTTACACCATCAAAAGTGATTTGTATgtgcataaaataaaataagGCTATTATTGTGTATATAAACTTTGTATACAATATTTCGTTTATTTATGTTAATGAATGTGACGTAATTATATTGTCAAAGTGGCTTAAACCTCTTGACATGTGGCGTCCTCCCCTGGTGTAAAAAAGAACTAAAGGCACCTGACATTTTGTTCAGTAGGCCGACCGAAAATGAATGCTTTTAGAACTAGATTCCCGGTTTACTTTCACTGACGCGAGTTGTGCAACGCTAAGAGAAAGTGTGCTATTGTGCTAACGGTCCAGTTTCATGCTTGGCGAACGTTTCGTACGTGCAAGAGACCTTTTGTTCAACCGTGAGTTTAAGAGCAACTTTGACGAGTAGCAACATTTTCACTGCGGCAACTGAGGTAAGGTTTTCATCAATCGCGCTGCATGCGCTAGTTTATGCACACTCTGTCTTAAACACGAGCGACAACTTGTCTGAGCCTTGGTTTAGGTTTTGGTTGGTATGCCGCACCTTCAAGGCCATTCGCTGATAGCCAGTGCTGTATGTAGCATGACTAGATGCTCCAGCTTGCACCGTCATTCTAGCATTGCTGTTGCTTTCGTCGTAGTTGTTTACATCCTGATTTTGCTAATGGCACCTTGCAGCGACATTCAGATCGCCGCAGCCTGGTTGTATCTGGGCGGTTTCCACTGTCTTCTGCTGTTGCTGCGCGAACAGCTTTGCAAGTCACGCGGCATGGGATATCGTGTTCGCCTCTTTTACATACGTTTGTCTCCCACGTTCTGTCACGATGGTTTGGTGAATTTTCTTAAATACATGACAGCCAACGCGTCTAGTACGTTGCATTCTTTATCAACAACTGCATATAACGCTTTCATCCAATCAGACAATTATTCCGCAAGTTCTAACGCTTGCgcgtcttattattattttttgctaaAGCCTAGGCAGCGACGCATACCACCCTTCATTGCTTCGTGCATTTGTATTCATCGCGATGGGTTCCATACAGCATCTGCGTGTTTCCTTCGTAACCGATTATGTTCGCTTATCGGTGCGTTATTCCGTATTCATTCCTTGCATGCTCTAAAGCCGGTGAGGTTCCTGAAGTGCGGGTGTCACTAGGCGCATAGTGCTCCAAATTTGTTAGTTTATAAGGGGGCTGGCAGATTTCCTCTGCAGTGAATAATTtgtgaataatatatatatatatatatatatatatatatatatatatatatatatatatatattacttatTCTTATTCCTTATATCATTCTATAAACAATACAGTGTTACCTCATGTTTCTTCATACACTTACTTGGGAATAAGTAATTCCTTCCCTCTCTTGGAAGGAGCACATGACAACCATTTATGGTAAGGCATCTAAAACACGGCTCTTTGTGGTGTAACTTGTGTCATTATAACTCTAACGTACACGTAAATTAGCCTATATAACTTTCATTCGTCCACAACTAGAATTCACCTCAGTAGTCTGGTCACCTCATCAGAAGATCCTCGTTAACAAGATAGATTCAATCCAAAATAGGGCCGCCTGATTTATATAATCTAACTACGACCACCAGTTCAGCGTTACTAAAATTAAAGAACTTGACCTCCAGCTGGTGGATACCCGTTGTTCGGTCTCACTTTTATGTCTACTGCGTAAAATACGTTCATATCCTACCGTCCCGTCGCTTACCAATTCACCCTCCCACGTGCATATCGCGACGTCTACATAATAACCTGAGCATCAAACGTATTTTCGGAAGGACTCAAGCTTTTAATTCATCTGCACTACCACGCGCCATTGCACTTTGGAATGATCTTCCCAAAGCCATCGTCGCGATCACTGACTTTAACCATTTTCATGAAGAACTAAGCAGATATTTTAATATTGCATTGCATACTGAATAGGTCTGTATAACACATTGCTGACACTCCTGTGCTTTGTTTAATTGTTGTCTGCTTACATAACTCTGTTCATTGCTCTGTGCCCCCCTCACTCAATGCTTCTTTGGAAGCCCTGTGATGcattctaaataaataaataaataaataaataaattagaaggcACAACTTGTTTCTTTTGAGTTCATTAGCTTGAAGGTCGATAACGGAGTTGATTGCATTGTGGGGAATGAAAAGCATTTTGCCTTTACACAACATCACTTGTAATTAAGTAATAACCATATATAAAACGACAAATTGCTTCGATAAGTTTCATTGCAAGCATGTTTACTCACTTGAGAGCTTGCCGCCTCACTATTTTTGCTCTATCCAATGGGGGCCAGCCAACACAACAGTGAGTCAGTGAGACCTGCGGAAGGATTTTtgtacgtacatttcattttattattgTTGTAAGAAAAGGGGTATTAAAGTCATCTAGATTGATTTATTTAGTGTTCTTTGAAATTGGTGCCCGTAAGTGCTGTTAGAACTTTGTTCATTGTTTGCGTCATGCCACCATCTGTGTTTTCAAGTAATCTTCTTAAGTGTTACTTTATCTCTTAACAGAGAAAATGTCAGCGATACGTTGTGCAGTCAGCCCAACAAGGTCAATCTTCTTGAGGAAAGTTGCCAAGAGTGAGTGTTGATCGCTTTGAGTTTATAAATTCCTTTCCTATGTGTCATACCAGTCATGATAACAATCATTAAAGGTATGGTCAATTGTTCACACACTGGCAAATCCAGAGGGTAGTGGAGCCCCACGTGCCAGCTAATATGGAACATGCAATGCACCCtccttccctttcttcttgttctctGTATTTGTTGATGGGGACCTCGGAGGCTATCTTGGATCACACTAGTAGCAAAACGAAATTGCCCTCTTCGTATGAATGTGACATGCTGAAGCTTTTACATGTAATGATTGAAATGCAAGTGTGTGCAGTAGATGTCTCTTAATTTTGTCTCATTGGGAGTTGCACAATTTTTCATATTGTCTAAAGATTGAATCAAACTACGGCTGGGCTTtgattaaaaaatttaattaattaattgggTTCGTGAACTTGCATACATGTTCCATTTGAACAGAAGGTTACTTTTGAGATCACGTCAGTGACACCTTATATGACTGCACATATCAAGCACATCAGTCTCACTAAATCATGACTTGAGCTGTATGCCCACTTGTTCTGCTAGCTGGAAGTGCATCTAGCGTGGGTTCCTGAGGGAAGCACAGGCGCCCTTCTCGTCGGAACAATGTAACTCAATCTTTACTTCCCTTCCTTGTTGTGGAACTAGCAGAGTGGCCACTTCGGGGCTAATGCTTGCCTTATTTTGCACATATGACCTCACCCAATTAATCATGATTAAAAAAAAGGATATTAACGAAGTATTAATCATAAGGTTGATTTATCAATTGCCCAAACCTAAATTAATTTTTTTCCCAGGATTTTCTTTAAATACTTTCTTGTATCTACTTGAAATAGTACTTAATATATTTGGAGCAGTGATGAATGCCTCTAGGTCatttgtcttgtgtttttttagtTTTTGGGGTGCATGTTCTGGAATATTGCTCTGCAGTTCATGGCCCCAAGCAGATTCAAGCTTCAGATTGTAGATAACAGACTTCAGATAACAAGATTGTACTTGTAGTGGTGTGTAGAACTACCAAAATGGGCCTGCCCATCATTACAAGCAATTACACTGGTTATTAACTCTAGGTAGCTCTTGGACAGAGGTACCTGTTGCAGTACATGTCAGGCGAGTTGGTGGGAGTTGTTCATGTTAACCTCAGCGCAATGTATATAAATAAGTGCACTgtttttcatttttgtatttaccTGTGTTGTGCTAAACTAAATGTGCACCTGCTGCTGTTATGCCAGCATGCTGCATACTTTGCCACTTTTTCATCTGAAAGTTTTACTGGATGGTAGGCCAATACCTCTCATTGTAGTTGTACTATAGATTTTGTGAAAATAGCTAGTTTAGCTGCTTGTGCATTAgttgaatttttggtaattaggtGATTTCAAAAGTAGGTAGCTCTATTAACAAAATAGGTAAATTGGCACTACTGAAGGAAACGGTTGAAATGATAGTAAGTAAGGTGCCATGGTGACCTTCCCAACAGAGTCGCGACAGGCATGCACTTTATTTTCACCAACTTATCCAAACGTGTAACCTTGTGACCTAAGAATCGGTATGGTGCAGTCACTGCTGCTGTTATCTTATGAATCTTGCCCAACGTGTTTCTCGACCTGTGTTTGTAGCAGGATAAGTACTCTGAAAGGTGATCCCCTTATTCACTGAATTACTGTCTTGCAGGTGCTGTTTAATGAGGTTGATACACTTTAATGAATCAGAGCTGAATGTTTCATCAAGTGTAATACTggtgtcacatggccactttcgatcgctatCAAGCCT
This genomic stretch from Dermacentor silvarum isolate Dsil-2018 chromosome 2, BIME_Dsil_1.4, whole genome shotgun sequence harbors:
- the LOC119443149 gene encoding DNA-directed RNA polymerases I, II, and III subunit RPABC2, which gives rise to MADDEFDGDDVGGADDFDDVEEDENLDEIDQNDEENIELLQASDGQPQQNQKRITTMYMTKYERARVLGTRALQIAMCAPVMVELEGETDPLQIAMKELKARKIPIIIRRYLPDGSYEDWGIDELIITD